One part of the Ailuropoda melanoleuca isolate Jingjing chromosome 6, ASM200744v2, whole genome shotgun sequence genome encodes these proteins:
- the TBATA gene encoding protein TBATA, protein MATEVKSQLAEHPLMSPRAELKPEKKSGHRPRSHGDSGAQKELMIPGIVDFQLIETALRTPKPQTPGTYRFGRLSHHSFFSRHHPQPQRVTHIQDLTGKPVCVVRDEFSLAPLPQATLLSRCLMGMPTISVPIGDPQSNREPRLSSEAWKRELKDLASRVANCTKENELRSKEKEEPQREQGAKYSAETGRLIPTSTRATGRRHSRQGLRIYPSGKDGGVQTVVLQDQELLILELLCQILQTDSLNAIQFWLLHAPAKEKDLALGLLQTAVAQLLPQPLDSIPMEKLLDQLQEVQEPSQERQQPPYSQSPKKTKTPPKGDKPEYIGRAQVLRMHPSQNAEERTSKPKAEC, encoded by the exons ATGGCTACGGAAGTGAAGAGCCAGTTGGCTGAACACCCGCTCATGAG TCCAAGGGCTGAGCTGAAGCCTGAAAAGAAGTCAGGGCACAGGCCAAGGAGCCACGGGGACAGCGGGGCACAGAAAGAACTGATGATCCCAGGGATCGTGGATTTCCAGCTGATCGAAACAGCACTGAGGACCCCCAAGCCCCAAACCCCTGGGACCTACCGCTTTGGCCGCCTCAGCCACCACTCCTTCTTCTCCCGACACCACCCTCAACCACAACGCGTGACCCACATCCAAG ATCTCACCGGGAAGCCCGTCTGTGTCGTCAGAGACGAGTTCTCTCTGGCCCCCTTGCCTCAAGCCACACTTTTATCCCGCTGTCTGATGGGGATGCCCACCATCTCTGTCCCCATCGGAGACCCGCAGTCCAATCGGGAGCCCCGGCTTTCTTCTG AGGCCTGGAAGAGGGAGTTGAAGGACCTGGCTTCCCGGGTGGCCAACTGCACCAAGGAGAATGAGCTGAGGAGCAAGGAG AAGGAGGAGccccagagggagcagggggcaaAGTACTCAGCCGAGACCGGGAGGCTCATCCCCACTTCCACCCGAGCTACTGGTCGCCGCCACTCCCGCCAGGGCCTGCGGATTTATCCTTCTGGCAAGGATGGAGGAGTCCAGACGGTCGTCCTGCAGGATCAGGAGCTGCTG ATCCTGGAGCTGCTTTGTCAGATCCTGCAGACAGACTCCTTGAACGCCATCCAGTTCTGGCTCCTGCATGCTCCCGCGAAGG AGAAAGACCTAGCACTGGGGCTCCTGCAGACAGCAGTGGCTCAGCTCCTTCCGCAGCCCCTAGACTCTATACCGATGGAAAAACTTCTCGATCAGCTCCAGGAAGTCCAAGAGCCATCTCAAGAGAGGCAACAGCCGCCCTAcag CCAATCCCCGAAGAAGACGAAGACACCACCCAAAGGCGACAAACCAG AGTATATCGGGAGAGCACAAGTTCTTCGGATGCATCCAAGCCAGAACGCAGAAGAGAGAACCtcaaagccaaaggcagaatGCTGA